The sequence ctttggccagtttgtATCAGCTGTCTTGGCTGTGCTCCTTCATAGCTGCTTGTGCACCTGCTTTCTGGCAGAGCATGGGGAACTGAAAATCCTTGACTTGGAATAAGCACCACTGAGCATCAACTAAAACATCCATGTGTTATCAGCATTATTCTCTCTAAACCCAAAATACAGCACTGTACCAGCCTCCAGGGAGAAAATGAACTCTGTCCCCGCTGAAACCAGGACAGCTGGGCTTTGTCATATTTTATGGGCTCCTCAAGAGAGCCACTGTTTTAATATCAAGCTTGGGCTTTCATTTCTTTATTAGCTTGTCTGTTAGCTTTCTTTATAAACAGAAGTAGTTACCTTTACTGAAAGAGATGGGAATAACTGTAAGTACTAAGATGTTTGGAGGAAAGGAACTACAAAGATGGCACAAAGAAAGTCCTAGTGCAGTGgagttaatgaaaaatatattgagAAGAGGAAACCTGATAGTGCTATCTAATGCATCGTCAAGGAATGTTATAAGAAAAGTAGAAACAATAGGCAAAAGACTAGAAAATTCATTTTGGGAGAGTCCTAGACTGCTAGGAATATGAACCAGTTATCTTATAAATGTATCACTGGGTTTAATgactaaaaataaaagaaatgagaGCTGCATTTTTGCCCAAAATCTGAAAGTAATTTGGACTGTATAGTTACAGCAGAAAGGAAGGGGGAGAAAAGTAAGAAAAGATAGAAGAAGCAAAGGGATATTTTGTTTCACAGTCATATATTGTTAACTGAAGGCAacactgcttttgtttttcaaatggCCACTAATTCCCTGTTATCAGCTACCTTTTTCCTATTGACTACATAAGTGGTGGACTTGAGAAGAGAGGTGTTGCTGACATGGTGTAAGTGTATAGCAGTGGCTGTGTTAAAGCCAGAACTCTTTTTAGCCTGGTTGTtggctcctgagtgaccaacaGCACAAGTGCAAGGAAGTGCCACACATGCAGGGCCAGCAGTCAAGGGCAAAGGACCTGTACCTTCCACGTGGTTTGCTTCTGTTGTATTTCTTGTCTTCTTGCAACTCTTGCTGCTTCTCAATATTGTAATACAGGTCAGGATCCTGCTGCCTACTGGGTATCATTCAGGGGGAGGATGGAGCATGGGGGAGTACAAAGCTGACAGGTCTTTGAAAAAACAACTTCTTACTATCATTGCTCATACAAATGAGCTTTCAAATGTTGGAGAGAGATGGGGGAAATTAATTATACACAATTAGCAAGGACAGAGGAgggtattttttaaatcaaaagaaaccaaaccatgCTGAAGGTGGCTTTAGACATAAATGTGAAGCTAGTGAAGGCTGGGTTTTGGAATTTGTTCCTGACTTCAGTGCTTGGAAAACTTTATGGAAGTGAAAAAGTGCAATGAACAGGAAAACATGATATTAAAAGCAAGATACTAAGTAAATACTGAGTATTTTGTATCCAGATAAATTGTAACAAAGACAACTATTCATTGTTGTCGACTTCTGTCACTGTATCCACTAATGAGGCAACACAAACCAGCATGTAATTCTGTTTTATCTTACCTGATCATTTCATTATGTGGTCTAGAACTATTCACAAGGTATTCTAGAAAATGAAgtagggtgggttttttttgtttttttctggtgggttttgtttttttttctgaaagacagTTACCCCATATTGCAACCAGTTCTaatttgtgtttggttttcttttttctttttttcttccatcacTGTTTTCATAGGAATTTTGGCTTCTTGGAGAAACGGGAGAAAATGCAAAACGAAATAATAAAGCCTGCTAAATACTTCTCAGAAGTGGAGAAGAGTGTGCTGCTTGCATTAgttgaaaaatacaaatacgTGCTTGAATGTAAAAAAAGTGATGCAAGAACTATTGCTCTGAAACAGCGCACCTGGCAAGCACTAGCTCATGAATATAATTCACAGCCCAGTGTATCACTGCGAGACTTCAAACAGTTAAAGAAATGCTGGGAAAATATCAAGGCACGGACAAAAAAGATAATGGCACATGAAAGGCGGGAGAAGGTAAAAAGAAGTATTAGTCCACTTATAAATACTCACATCGTAGGGAAAGAGAAGATTGGAAGCATAATGCCTGAGCAAATGTACTTTTTGCAGAGCCCACCAGAAGAAGACTCTGAATATCAGCCTGATGCTTCTAGTCAAGGTATAAATGTTGCTGTAATGATGCAAGTAGTGTTTTGTATGTGATTTTGCCAGTGATTCTTTTTCAAATCTCTCCACTTAGCTGTGACTGCTGGATATAGAACAGTAATTTCAGAGCTATGATATTACAAGGCTGTGTGTATTTCCTGAGGCCTTCAGGAGTTAAACAGGTGTGAggtttttgcagatttttttcatctgttttcatCAACAGACATATCTGCTGCTTTGTGGCAAGCATCActgttgctatcatgctggctTTCCAAAGAATAGTCCCAAGGATATCTTTATCATTTTTAAAGTATCATTTtgctggtttaaaaaaaaaaaaaaagaaagctacaAGCAGCAAATTGATACACAATTGCCTGCTGCAAGAGTTCCCTGTGGTCTTTCCTCCTTTGTTTTCAAGGACTAAAAAGAGTATGTGGAGCCATGTTTCACACTGCAGTCCACACTGGAGAATCGCCTTTCTGAAAAAGTTCACCACTACATTCTTCTTTGTTTGGCAAGCATACCCAGAAGGAATAATTCAATACCAGGAGGGAGCGTGGCTGCAACAGTTTATTGCAAATTTTATTATGGCGGGATCTCACACAGAAGATTGTCCTTGTTCAAAAGACAACAGCAGCTACATTGTTAGATAACATTCTTAGAATGCCTCTTTCATAATTCTATTTACCATAATTAGTTATTTTGTTTTGGatagaaatgtattttgagACCCTCATTTGCAGTGGTAACTGTTCTGTTCCCTGCGTGGTCTCTTTCAGAAAAATTGGTAGAGCCTTCTCAGTTAGAATAATGTTAGAATAATGTGATTTTTACCTAAAAATTGTCACTACTGTATTTACAACATCTGCAGCAGAAATAAGGAAAGAATAAGAAGTGTTCTTCCTACTATTCCCTCAGTGATTTGATATTCATGTTGACACAGCTTCACCTGACACTCAGATCTTTCATAAAATATTGCAAGTCACATAGGATTTAGCTTAAGTGGCTGCATTAAGGTTTAGCTCCAGGCTCAGCCACCTAAATTTAGGTGTCCACTTACAAGTGTCTGCATTCAGTTTAGTCTTCTGAATTCCCACTATAGCCTTGCAGGTCTTTCAACAGAGCCCCAAGTGGTTTTGTTCAGCCCATTATGCCCTTAGTATTCTGCAGCAGAACTGCATTATGTAGTGGCTCCTGTGCTTTGCTACTGGAGCACAAGTTTCATATGCACATGTAAGTCACTTATATATCACATTTCTGTTTCTtgaaggaagggaagagaatAATGTaacactttttcttcttttgtttgcAGAGTCATTTGTTGTGTCAAACAGAGAACTTTGTGATGAAGACAAAGAGCTGGTACATTTTCCAGTATGCGAAGGTACCTCCCAGCCTGAGCCTTCATGTTCTGATGTCAGAATAGCAGCAGATAAGAACTACAGAAGTAAAGCATCTCAGGAAAGTGCTCTGAAAAAGATGCATGAGGAAGAACATCATCAGCAAATGTCGATTTTGCAACTGCAGTTAATCCAAATGAATGAAGTTCATGTGGCAAAGATacagcaaatagaaagagagtGTGAGATGGCTGAAGAAGAACACAGGATAAAAATGGAAGttctaaataaaaagaaaatgtattggGAGAGAAAACTGCAGACCATTACAAAAGAATGGCCTGTATCCTCCTATAACAGACCCTTTCCTAATTCACCTTAGAACATAGAAGGGCAGAGAGTCAGTCTGGTTTAGCACATTTATGAGTAACACGCACTGGAAAGAGGGTTTTCTACTGTGAATGTACAGTGACAGGATAGGTGCCTGGCTGATAGTGAACACACTATGACTCTTAATGTTTAGGGAAACAGTGGTATAGTTCACCAAGAGGAAAACTCTATTGTTTGTTTGTAGGTAGTTCTGATTTGTTTAACTCGCAGACATGCACAGTGTTCTACAATGTGAACATATTTTCTCCTTGCAGAACACCCTTGATCCTTGTGAAGTTTAAGGTACCCTTACATTGGTAAGAGTAAGGTATTCTTACATTGGGAGTTCTTAAGAAAACTTAACATCTTTAAATATTGGGCTgtagtgtttgttttgatttctatCTCTTCCTATCTACCATTTCCCAAATGAAGGCAAGGGTTGGAGTTGCTCTCTGCTATTGAGACAAAAGGTGATATACAGCTATTAGCTGGATCATTATGCTGAAGCTTAGGGAAAATAAACTAGTTAATACAGTCCATAACTTATTCTTCATAAAAGATGTGAAAATGAAGGATGTAGCAAGAAGGACACTGTAGTGACAGCCCTCTCCTTCTGAAGAACAGTAATGTTTATTTTCCAGCTGTCTGGCTGACTGAGAGGATGGTTGTGGAATGGCCCTCCAGTTGTTTGAGCCTTGACActtgagaaattaaaaagaaggcAACTTCTTCCTCAAAAGCCACTGTGCTTATTCTTTAATTTTCAGGCCCATCTTGTATTGAAATAGAGTACCCAAACAGGAGGGTCaaatgctgctgccagcactgtgCGCTGTTCACCTGAAGTCATTCTGAGGGGAAGAGCTTTTTAAGAATTCATAAAGCTCTTAAAATGCAGTGAGCCAGCCAGTCCATTGGCAAAGTCTCCCTCTATTTTGCTATGCAATACTTGATGGTGTAGCAACTAACTTGATTATTTCTCCTTAGCTAGAAGAAAAGACTAAGACtcaccctcttttccttctcataGGGTGGGAAGCGGTTCAAAGGAATCATTCCTGTCTTGAAGcattgttctgttttgttttgttttgttctgtcctgTGCATTATGGTGGTGTGTTTCTTGCCTTTGCTGTCAGTGAGGGGTGATGGACATGATTTATATGAAGGCATTCACATGAAAGTCCCCACAGATTTTGGATGTCCAGAATGGTAGATAGTAGGAAAGCACAAATAAAGATAGATAATCTTTACCCTGGCAATCATTTATTCTAGTGGGGCAAGAGTTAAGAAAATGTGAAATGCAGAACCCTGCAAGGATTCATAAGAACTTCTGGTGTGTGAAAACCTGTTTTACAGGAAGGTGTACAACTGTCATTTGAAGCAGtgagaaaaatgaacaaaaccataaattttcattgaaaaatCAGAGTATCACATAATTCAATAAAGTATTTTCAGATCATTACTCCTGAGGGTGAGTCCATACTGTGAACAATGTATTCAAAGCAGAGTATGTTACAAGGCATACATTCCCAGCTACACTCCTATCTCTTTCCCTGGATATCCTTTCTGGTGGAGTGActtccttttggttttgtttttgattGAGTAGGGttcactctgtgtgtgtgtgtgtgtgtgtgtgtgtgtgtgtgtatgtggtTTTTTTGACCTGGTTTCACTGCTGGTGATTCATCTTTGTGAGCACTGCCATTATCAACCACAGGACTAGCTGTGGTTAACAGTGTGGTACCTGTGCTACTTCCTTAAATGTGCTAAAACCAGCAATCACAATGGGAGCTATTTATTACAGCTCATTTTATatgacagaggaaaaaaaatatgctggGCTGgtgcaagataaaaaaaaaaagagggccTGTGTAAAATCTGAAGACAGATCTTTTTGACCACAAACTCAATATTCTTATAAATTGGCTGTGTGAAGAAAGTACAGGGATTCCAAAGAAGGATGTTATGggcacttttatttttctgctgaatgaaaacacttttggaAGGTATAATAGAGGCAAAAGaaaagtaaacagaaattaGGACCTTGTTCTGAGATTGCATTCTGTGGTCTGAAAGATGAGTCAGTTATTTGACTTCtaagtgaaaataaatgaaaactaGGTGTTAGAAGGTAATGAATGGAGACAATTTCAGCACTGTGAAGGGGGCAAGAATAGATAGCCCTGTGAAAATGATGAAATAGACATTCGCAAAATGTGAGTAAGGGTAGCTTGAACTTCTGGAAGTTATATGATTGCTCATGAAAGAtcattgtatttttatatttaaaaatcctttaaaataagCATGTTTTCAAGTGGACAATACCTTGCTTCTTGGTGTATTTTCTTATTCTGAGACCAAAATTTACAGTTCTTATGCTGAACAATAGGCCCTTTTAATTCAAGttctatttaaaagaaagaagaccataagagaaagaaaaatagccAAGATGAAGGTATGAAACAAAGAATGATCATTAGATGCATAGGGGAAGAGTGGGAATTTTACACCTAACATAAATTATACAAGTAGGTTTTGTGGTAAAGAGAATAGATCATTCACAGGTGACACAGACTCTTGCTTTCCCATTTGTAGTTGAGTGTTGGTTGATGTAAAACTGGGtgataaacacagaaaaatgtaaaagatcAACAGGAGAAAATGATGTATCTCCTTGCCATGCTTTGGCTTTTTAAAGTGATCAATGTGATGGAATTGAAATTACTTGAGAAATTACTTTTGCCTTTGTTGTTTTGCAATTACTCCTTCTGGTAGTAGAGTTTACCTTTTCTTGTGTTTGACTTTTcttatatatgtaatatatctaTCTCAGACAATATGTCCATTTGTTtatctcccttttttttccaatttacaTAATTCAAATACTTTCACATGTTGTGTTTTCCTGTTAACTATTTGGCCAAGGAATATATGCATATTCTCCAGGTTTTTCCACAGATAGAATACAGCAGTATTTAAAGAAGAACATGCCTGTTCTTTTTTGGATTTGCTATAAAATTTTTGTCAGGAATGAACTTAAAAGATACACAGGGCAAAATGATCCCTACTTAACTCTATACAAGAGCATGTGTACCAGATACATAGTGGCCATTGTTCTTAGCCTCTGTATTCTGATGAAAGAAAACAATGGCCTTCTAGACAAGGTGTGATGAATTCCTTTATACTGCCCAAATTAACATGAACCTAGCTCCAGGTGCTGTCTTTCCTTGGAGGTAATCTAATTTCTTGCCTAGTATAAATTTTTTCatgtcttgattttttttttattctgcattttttccttAAGTCTCTGTTCACCCGTAGTTTTTTAATCAGCAGTATGAGCAGAGGGTTTCACCCTGAGAcatgtgtttttccttttccttccccttgcCCAGACTGCCCATATCACAGGATTTGAACATGTAATGGGTGCTCCTCTACCACCACCTTTCCTTTCCACAGAAGGCATGGCTAGTTACCTTTGCTACACTGCCAGTACATTCTGGATTCTGCTCTCAGGCTGAGAAACATATTAGAGGATTTTGAGGAGAGGTTAGTATtgagaaatggaaaagagacCTTCCTCCATTCCAGCTCCATGTAATTTGGGAGGACAGTCTGTGACCACAATGTCCTTTGTCAGGGGGACAAACCCCCTAATGCAGGGGGGTTGAAGCTATGTAATTGATTTTGATTCTTCCTAAATCCTTGGGGTAAAAAACTTCCTTCTATTATGGTAGTTGAGGAGTCTCAGTGGAATCCTTTCACAGCTTCCTCAAAAGAAATTTCTTACACTGACAAACAACCTAGCCTGACATCTATTCTACTTCTTTCAATGCCCAGGCTGCTTTATCACCAGAGCAAGGGAGTTTGCTGCTTGCCATAATCCTCTCTCTGAAGTTCCTTCCTATGCTGCAGAGATGTGTTTAGGCAGGGCTGAAACACAGCCCTCCTCAGGCACTGCTCAGAGAAGTGATCCTTACAGAGCAGGTGCACC comes from Lonchura striata isolate bLonStr1 chromosome 1, bLonStr1.mat, whole genome shotgun sequence and encodes:
- the MSANTD3 gene encoding myb/SANT-like DNA-binding domain-containing protein 3 isoform X1, with amino-acid sequence MFEKFGCGRVWNFGFLEKREKMQNEIIKPAKYFSEVEKSVLLALVEKYKYVLECKKSDARTIALKQRTWQALAHEYNSQPSVSLRDFKQLKKCWENIKARTKKIMAHERREKVKRSISPLINTHIVGKEKIGSIMPEQMYFLQSPPEEDSEYQPDASSQESFVVSNRELCDEDKELVHFPVCEGTSQPEPSCSDVRIAADKNYRSKASQESALKKMHEEEHHQQMSILQLQLIQMNEVHVAKIQQIERECEMAEEEHRIKMEVLNKKKMYWERKLQTITKEWPVSSYNRPFPNSP
- the MSANTD3 gene encoding myb/SANT-like DNA-binding domain-containing protein 3 isoform X2 → MQNEIIKPAKYFSEVEKSVLLALVEKYKYVLECKKSDARTIALKQRTWQALAHEYNSQPSVSLRDFKQLKKCWENIKARTKKIMAHERREKVKRSISPLINTHIVGKEKIGSIMPEQMYFLQSPPEEDSEYQPDASSQESFVVSNRELCDEDKELVHFPVCEGTSQPEPSCSDVRIAADKNYRSKASQESALKKMHEEEHHQQMSILQLQLIQMNEVHVAKIQQIERECEMAEEEHRIKMEVLNKKKMYWERKLQTITKEWPVSSYNRPFPNSP